One Candidatus Poribacteria bacterium DNA segment encodes these proteins:
- a CDS encoding tetratricopeptide repeat protein encodes MARDQRLTKEEIQEDKFIEGLLKIYQFLKENLRTIVIAVGVVIIAVAGYAAYYQNQKNSRAEATMALREATETYRTTEESLFDADKLAESEESLPTAQTQLQQVFEKYPNTAFADKARYQYASSLYYQGNYAEARSQFQQIIANHQPENQMYSLYAQKAIGNTYEQEGDYAKAVDAYQAKAFPPTPALSPEIRKFVLAEAKFNQAIVYEKLGDTESARAAYKEILDEFRTTLEAGLAQKSLEVIEDAKVVIAAMGETLDLSNAEKLENEKRYYDAYVAYTDAIRTYKVNKDIQGGLSTELRKQIGSFEKEAIALINNVQNARRADDEGRESSALYSYASVVELEKLGLSRRLYENALLHYKRLGTAQ; translated from the coding sequence ATGGCACGAGATCAACGATTGACGAAAGAAGAAATCCAAGAAGATAAATTTATTGAAGGGCTTCTGAAAATCTACCAGTTCCTGAAAGAGAATCTGCGAACCATCGTTATTGCGGTGGGGGTAGTCATTATTGCTGTCGCCGGCTATGCGGCATATTATCAGAATCAGAAAAACAGTCGCGCCGAAGCAACGATGGCACTGCGTGAAGCCACGGAAACCTATCGAACCACCGAGGAAAGCCTTTTTGATGCCGACAAATTAGCGGAAAGTGAGGAATCTCTCCCAACCGCACAGACGCAACTTCAACAGGTCTTTGAGAAATATCCGAATACCGCTTTCGCTGACAAAGCACGGTATCAATACGCAAGTTCACTCTATTATCAGGGTAACTACGCAGAAGCACGTTCACAATTCCAACAGATTATTGCGAACCATCAACCCGAAAATCAGATGTACAGCCTGTACGCACAGAAGGCAATAGGCAACACCTACGAACAGGAAGGCGACTACGCAAAAGCCGTTGATGCCTATCAGGCAAAAGCATTCCCCCCGACACCAGCACTCTCACCAGAGATCCGGAAATTTGTGCTTGCCGAAGCCAAATTTAATCAGGCAATTGTTTATGAAAAGTTGGGGGACACCGAGAGCGCGCGTGCCGCATATAAAGAGATCTTGGATGAATTCCGGACGACACTTGAAGCAGGACTTGCTCAAAAAAGCCTTGAAGTCATTGAAGACGCAAAAGTTGTTATCGCTGCCATGGGTGAAACGTTGGATCTCTCAAATGCGGAAAAACTGGAGAACGAAAAGCGTTACTATGACGCTTATGTCGCCTACACCGACGCGATTCGCACCTACAAAGTCAACAAAGACATTCAAGGTGGATTGTCCACGGAACTCCGAAAGCAGATTGGAAGTTTTGAAAAAGAAGCAATCGCACTCATCAATAACGTTCAAAACGCCCGCCGTGCCGACGACGAAGGGAGAGAAAGCTCAGCACTCTACAGTTACGCTTCGGTTGTTGAACTTGAAAAACTGGGGTTAAGTCGCCGCCTCTATGAGAACGCGCTGCTCCATTACAAACGCCTTGGGACTGCCCAATAA
- a CDS encoding DUF1080 domain-containing protein, with the protein MKVRLALLLMGISIYIVPLATAEEHVWTFDDDAHDWVPANGSWEVQEGIYKQTMRWGEAQKALVDGVEWADHTLEAKVRVDDGHWGGIVFRAQNEFEYYVYLICPKENKSELWRHKRSTAFKDGFEARDEIEHDIEPIGLTITRNAWFTLRVVVEGSRIAVAINDIEQGVFFDDAYPVGQVGVWTWDTQASFDDVAVNGSTTASLTAIEPRGKLATSWAALKRK; encoded by the coding sequence ATGAAAGTTCGACTTGCACTCCTTCTAATGGGCATCAGTATTTATATCGTTCCGCTTGCGACTGCTGAAGAGCACGTTTGGACATTTGACGACGATGCCCACGATTGGGTGCCCGCGAACGGCAGTTGGGAAGTCCAAGAAGGCATCTATAAACAAACAATGCGCTGGGGTGAAGCCCAGAAGGCATTGGTTGATGGCGTAGAATGGGCAGACCACACGCTGGAAGCAAAGGTTCGTGTTGATGACGGACACTGGGGTGGTATCGTCTTCCGGGCACAAAATGAGTTTGAGTATTATGTGTACCTCATCTGTCCGAAAGAGAACAAGTCTGAGTTGTGGCGACACAAACGCAGCACCGCCTTTAAAGACGGATTTGAAGCACGCGATGAAATCGAACACGACATTGAACCTATCGGACTGACGATTACGCGCAATGCGTGGTTCACACTCCGCGTTGTCGTTGAAGGCAGTCGCATCGCGGTTGCTATTAACGATATAGAACAGGGTGTCTTTTTTGATGACGCGTATCCCGTTGGGCAAGTCGGGGTCTGGACATGGGATACACAAGCGAGTTTCGATGATGTCGCTGTGAACGGTTCTACGACTGCCTCTCTGACGGCAATTGAACCGAGAGGGAAACTCGCAACATCATGGGCAGCCTTAAAGAGAAAATAA
- a CDS encoding asparagine synthetase B, producing the protein MTKFLIIKIILILFVIAVSVSSARAEWLLIPMEIGAQTNHLKAYGLTYWALEVPREYRCYWWLNYRGGAFVLPDSQDVRMRAALMGVRFEPINHADYLSIKESVLEGSNMDEILLEKAPKIAVYAPSAASPYRDPWGDAVKIALDYAQIPYDEIWDKEVQSGVLETENYDWLHLHHEDFTGQHGKFHAAFSSQVWYQQRMLMFEKAATEAGFRRVAQHKGQTAQMIADYIVNGGFIFAMCSAPETLDIALATRGGAIDIVAPELDGTPIASDAEARLDFQRTLAFENFSLYTNPFRYEFSDIDNPNPDRDAQSGVEDFKLFEFAAKHDPIPTMLTQNHVTVVPGYLGQTTSFNIDKIRGSVTILGQVEGSNYAKYIHGKLGKGTFTFLGGHDPEDYRHLVGEGKIPTNLDLHKHSPGYRLILNNILFPAARKKPQKT; encoded by the coding sequence ATGACAAAATTCTTGATAATTAAAATAATATTAATATTGTTCGTGATTGCAGTGAGCGTAAGCAGCGCGAGAGCGGAATGGCTCCTGATACCGATGGAGATTGGGGCACAAACCAACCATCTCAAGGCTTATGGTCTGACCTACTGGGCATTAGAGGTCCCGCGTGAGTACCGATGCTACTGGTGGCTGAACTATCGCGGTGGCGCGTTCGTCCTACCGGACTCTCAAGACGTGCGGATGCGTGCAGCGTTGATGGGTGTCCGCTTTGAACCGATAAACCACGCCGATTACTTGAGTATCAAGGAATCCGTCCTCGAAGGGAGCAACATGGATGAGATTCTATTGGAAAAAGCTCCCAAAATCGCTGTGTACGCGCCATCAGCGGCATCGCCCTACCGAGACCCTTGGGGCGACGCAGTCAAAATCGCCTTGGATTACGCACAGATTCCCTACGACGAAATCTGGGACAAAGAGGTCCAAAGCGGTGTCTTAGAGACAGAGAATTACGACTGGCTACACCTCCACCATGAGGACTTTACAGGTCAGCACGGCAAGTTCCACGCCGCATTTTCCTCGCAGGTGTGGTATCAACAACGGATGTTAATGTTTGAAAAAGCGGCTACTGAAGCTGGATTCCGGCGGGTGGCGCAGCACAAAGGGCAAACGGCACAGATGATCGCAGACTACATCGTCAACGGTGGATTTATTTTTGCCATGTGTTCTGCACCAGAAACCCTCGACATTGCGCTGGCGACACGCGGCGGCGCAATTGATATCGTTGCCCCTGAATTGGATGGAACACCGATTGCTTCGGATGCCGAGGCGCGACTCGACTTTCAGCGCACTTTAGCGTTTGAAAATTTTAGCCTCTACACGAATCCATTCCGATACGAATTCTCAGACATAGACAATCCGAATCCTGATCGGGATGCCCAGAGCGGGGTTGAGGATTTCAAACTCTTTGAATTCGCCGCAAAGCACGACCCGATCCCAACGATGCTCACGCAGAATCACGTAACCGTTGTGCCGGGGTATCTCGGACAGACAACATCGTTTAATATAGATAAGATCCGTGGCTCTGTGACCATCTTAGGACAGGTAGAGGGTAGCAACTACGCAAAATACATCCACGGCAAATTGGGGAAGGGCACCTTTACGTTTCTCGGCGGACACGATCCGGAGGATTATCGGCATCTCGTCGGTGAGGGAAAAATACCGACGAACCTTGATTTACACAAACATTCGCCGGGATATAGGTTAATCCTGAACAATATCCTGTTTCCGGCGGCGCGTAAGAAACCACAGAAGACGTAG
- a CDS encoding PD40 domain-containing protein has product MFYKYCRPPFFASKTVGFILLGALFLTLIPFASLGEAALSGNLAYAVNGFDENLGRFDWNLYTTSITGTKDFRATALNLKGMYPSWGPNGDLLYFIQRDAGHSNVYSVNPENPKNKKLITPSAGTYRFLSVSPNGKKLAFNGWTINQLPQENQIWVMDIETGEMEAMTAVPHQGWPYSFWGMSWSPNSKRLAFSLSRPGWLEYLYLLDVETKEIEILTELHKDFYPVWAPDGQRILFLRWNREFDTFCTIDVETKAIETLFDVDKATGYWADWAPEGDYIAYSRWGSIYLYEFATQETEVIVEVDGSVFVIAWLRDGQILPVEPQEKLVTTWGNLKHKNY; this is encoded by the coding sequence ATGTTTTATAAATATTGTCGTCCGCCCTTTTTTGCTTCCAAAACCGTTGGATTTATTCTTTTGGGAGCACTTTTTTTAACCCTCATCCCTTTTGCATCGTTGGGTGAAGCTGCACTATCAGGAAACTTGGCGTATGCAGTCAACGGATTCGATGAAAATCTCGGACGCTTCGATTGGAATCTCTATACGACATCAATCACAGGCACTAAGGATTTTAGAGCGACCGCCCTGAACCTCAAAGGTATGTATCCTTCGTGGGGTCCGAACGGAGATCTCCTTTATTTCATCCAACGGGACGCTGGGCACTCTAATGTTTATTCCGTGAATCCCGAAAATCCCAAGAACAAGAAACTCATTACGCCATCAGCTGGCACGTATCGGTTTCTTTCGGTTTCTCCCAATGGCAAAAAACTCGCTTTCAACGGTTGGACGATAAACCAGCTTCCGCAAGAAAACCAGATTTGGGTAATGGATATCGAGACCGGAGAGATGGAGGCCATGACAGCAGTGCCACACCAAGGATGGCCCTACTCATTTTGGGGAATGTCCTGGTCGCCGAATAGCAAACGACTCGCCTTTTCGCTTTCGAGACCGGGTTGGTTGGAATACCTCTACCTCTTAGACGTTGAAACCAAAGAGATAGAAATTTTGACCGAACTCCATAAAGATTTCTATCCTGTGTGGGCACCCGATGGACAACGCATCCTCTTCCTGAGATGGAACAGAGAGTTCGATACGTTCTGCACAATCGATGTTGAAACCAAAGCAATTGAGACACTGTTTGATGTGGACAAAGCCACCGGGTATTGGGCAGATTGGGCACCTGAAGGAGACTATATAGCGTATTCTCGATGGGGTTCCATCTATCTCTATGAATTTGCTACCCAAGAAACCGAAGTCATCGTCGAGGTAGATGGTAGCGTTTTTGTCATTGCTTGGTTGCGGGATGGGCAGATATTGCCGGTTGAACCGCAAGAGAAGTTAGTCACGACATGGGGTAACCTTAAGCACAAGAATTATTAA
- a CDS encoding redoxin domain-containing protein produces MADVGSAAPDFTLTGAVNQEDVEVSLSDYSGKNLVVLFYPLAFSPVCAEQVPDFNESLSAIQAKGAEVIAINRDSTFAHKAWSEVLGGVDFPLLADMNLAVSKAFGMAIEDVGITTRGVIIIDTSGNIAFKHVEAAPPDNTLSAAQVLGELDKLQ; encoded by the coding sequence ATGGCAGATGTAGGAAGTGCTGCACCGGATTTCACGCTTACAGGTGCAGTCAACCAAGAAGATGTTGAAGTTTCATTGAGCGACTATTCAGGCAAAAATTTAGTCGTGCTTTTCTATCCACTCGCTTTTTCCCCGGTCTGTGCTGAACAGGTGCCAGATTTCAACGAAAGTTTGTCGGCGATTCAAGCCAAAGGCGCTGAAGTCATCGCAATCAATCGTGATTCAACGTTTGCCCATAAGGCATGGAGTGAAGTGCTGGGTGGTGTCGATTTCCCGCTCCTCGCAGATATGAACCTTGCGGTTTCTAAGGCGTTCGGTATGGCAATCGAAGATGTCGGTATTACCACACGCGGTGTCATTATTATTGATACGTCTGGAAATATCGCCTTCAAACACGTCGAAGCGGCACCTCCCGACAATACGTTGTCAGCTGCGCAAGTTCTCGGCGAACTGGACAAATTGCAATAG